The genomic DNA CCACTATAATAAACCTTCTGCCATCCTGTTCATATTTTTTGTTTGTCTTCTTAAAACCAAATTTTTCATAAAATCCTGTTTTTTCTATTCTTGAATTACACCATATCTTTTTTATATTATTTCTTCCTGCATAATCAATAACCTCATTAAGAAGCATTGTTCCGTATCCTTTTCCCTGCTCTGCTGCAAGAGTGGCAAATTTTCTGA from Sebaldella termitidis ATCC 33386 includes the following:
- a CDS encoding GNAT family N-acetyltransferase, which produces MKLQIKETELSRVWKLRYEVMYPEKDIEYVKLEEDEKGIHLGLYADDKLMSVISLFTENDSIQFRKFATLAAEQGKGYGTMLLNEVIDYAGRNNIKKIWCNSRIEKTGFYEKFGFKKTNKKYEQDGRRFIIVEKIL